One Gossypium raimondii isolate GPD5lz chromosome 3, ASM2569854v1, whole genome shotgun sequence genomic window carries:
- the LOC105794632 gene encoding pentatricopeptide repeat-containing protein At1g60770 — translation MALMQQLGRTKNVTRRSNKYLEEALFHRLFKEGGSEISVRQQLNHFLKSSKRVYKWEVDETLKKLRHRKLYFPALKLSEMMATKRGMNKTVSDQAIHLDLVAKAQGIPAAENYFVDLPEALKNHITYGALLNCYCKELMTEKAEALMEKMKELNLPLSSMSYNSLMTLYTKIGQPERVQEIIQEMKSCGVIPDSYTYNVWMRALAAMNDISGVERVIEELKRDAEDADDWTTYSNIASIYVDAGLFEKAEKALKELEKRNAHRNLSAFQFLITLYGRMGNLHEVYRIWRSLRLSFHKTANISYLNMIQVLVNLKDLPGAEKCFREWESGCSTYDIRIANVLIGAYSKEGLLEKALELKERARRRGAKPNAKTWEIFLDYYLKNGDTKLAVDCVANAISTGRGDGRKWVPSSETIGTVMRHFEQVKYVDGAEGFVEILKKAVDRVGEEVFELLIRTYAAAGRTSPVMRRRLKMEKVEVSDASKQLLEVISVE, via the exons ATGGCGTTGATGCAGCAATTGGGACGGACCAAGAATGTGACGAGAAGGTCAAACAAGTACTTAGAAGAAGCACTTTTCCACCGGCTTTTTAAGGAAGGCGGCTCGGAAATTAGCGTGCGGCAGCAGCTTAATCACTTCCTCAAGAGCTCCAAGCGTGTCTACAAATGGGAAGTAGACGAGACTCTCAAGAAGCTTCGCCACCGTAAGCTCTATTTCCCTGCTCTCAAG CTGTCTGAAATGATGGCGACTAAGCGGGGCATGAATAAGACTGTTAGTGATCAGGCAATCCATCTTGATTTGGTTGCCAAAGCTCAAGGGATTCCTGCTGCTGAAAATTACTTCGTCGATCTTCCTGAAGCATTGAAAAACCATATAACTTATGGTGCCCTTCTCAACTGTTACTGTAAGGAATTGATGACTGAAAAAGCAGAAGCTCTGATGGAAAAGATGAAGGAACTTAACCTTCCTTTAAGCTCTATGTCTTATAATAGTCTCATGACTCTTTACACAAAGATTGGCCAGCCTGAAAGGGTACAAGAAATTATACAGGAAATGAAATCATGTGGTGTCATACCAGATTCATATACGTACAACGTTTGGATGAGGGCTCTGGCTGCTATGAATGATATTTCTGGGGTTGAAAGAGTTATTGAGGAACTGAAGAGAGATGCTGAGGATGCTGATGATTGGACAACATATAGCAATATAGCATCAATTTATGTTGATGCTGGCTTGTTTGAGAAGGCAGAGAAGGCACTTAAGGAATTGGAAAAGAGAAATGCCCACAGAAATCTTTCTGCTTTCCAGTTTCTAATTACATTGTATGGCCGAATGGGAAATTTGCATGAAGTTTATCGAATATGGCGTTCGTTGAGGCTCTCTTTTCACAAAACAGCCAATATAAGCTATCTGAATATGATTCAGGTATTAGTAAACTTGAAAGATTTACCCGGAGCTGAGAAATGCTTTAGAGAATGGGAATCGGGTTGCTCTACTTATGATATCCGGATTGCAAATGTCTTAATTGGAGCTTATTCCAAGGAGGGTTTGCTAGAAAAAGCTCTAGAGCTGAAGGAGAGGGCCCGTAGAAGAGGGGCGAAGCCTAATGCCAAAACTTGGGAGATctttttggattattatttgaaaaatggaGACACCAAGCTGGCTGTTGATTGCGTGGCCAATGCAATTTCCACTGGCAGAGGAGATGGCAGAAAGTGGGTCCCATCATCTGAAACTATTGGGACAGTGATGCGTCATTTTGAGCAAGTGAAATATGTTGATGGGGCCGAAGGTTTTGTAGAGATTTTAAAGAAAGCTGTAGACCGTGTTGGGGAGGAAGTGTTTGAATTATTGATAAGAACTTATGCAGCTGCTGGAAGGACAAGTCCCGTGATGCGTCGCCGTTTGAAGATGGAAAAGGTGGAAGTGAGTGACGCAAGTAAGCAATTGCTTGAAGTGATTTCGGTTGAGTGA
- the LOC105794633 gene encoding uncharacterized protein LOC105794633 translates to MLCWMDYMVGASFPKGKTTRSQWCCFDHRRRQHQCTKTETNIQQQPTSATSSNMASSSCNISPPIIPIFVFFLLVSSSFCPVRSSETGSLHAKNQTFRPEVELQKLKTIRELLNKINKPPIKSIQSPDGDIIDCVLLHHQPGFDHPRLKGQKPLDPPERPSGVNPNGMGGEDFQLWSMSGESCPEGTIPIRRTSEEDMLRASSVRRFGRKRPRRRVRRDSTSNGHEHAVGYVSGDQYYGAKASINVWTPRVSNQYEFSLSQMWVISGSFGDDLNTIEAGWQVSPELYGDNYPRFFTYWTTDAYQATGCYNLLCSGFVQTNNRIAIGAAISPTSSYNGGQFDISLLIWKDPKHGNWWLEFGSGVLVGYWPSFLFTHLRDHASMVQFGGEVVNSRAGGFHTSTEMGSGHFAGQGFGKASYFRNLQVVDWDNNLIPLSNLRVLADHPNCYDIQGGINRVWGNYFYYGGPGRNVKCP, encoded by the exons ATGTTGTGTTGGATGGATTATATGGTGGGAGCCTCATTTCCAAAGGGAAAAACAACTAGGAGCCAATGGTGCTGTTTCGATCACAGAAGAAGACAACACCAATGTACAAAAACAGAAACCAATATTCAACAACAACCGACATCAGCAACTTCCTCAAACATGGCTTCTTCCTCTTGTAACATCTCACCTCCAATCATTCCCATCTTTGTATTCTTTCTTCttgtttcttcttcattttgtcCCGTCCGTTCCTCGGAAACCGGTAGTCTCCATGCAAAGAATCAAACTTTCCGGCCAGAAGTAGAGTTGCAAAAGTTGAAAACAATAAGAGAACTTCTCAACAAGATCAACAAGCCACCAATCAAGTCAATTCAG AGTCCAGATGGTGATATTATAGATTGTGTTTTGTTGCATCATCAACCAGGCTTTGATCATCCTCGATTAAAAGGGCAAAAACCATTG GATCCACCAGAGAGACCAAGTGGTGTTAACCCAAATGGGATGGGGGGTGAAGATTTTCAGCTGTGGAGCATGTCGGGAGAATCATGTCCGGAAGGAACAATTCCAATCAGAAGGACAAGTGAAGAAGACATGTTGAGGGCTAGTTCTGTTAGAAGATTTGGAAGAAAAAGACCAAGAAGACGTGTTAGAAGAGACTCAACTAGCAATGGCCATGAG CATGCAGTTGGGTATGTGAGCGGCGATCAATACTATGGAGCAAAAGCAAGCATAAATGTGTGGACTCCACGTGTCTCTAATCAATATGAATTTAGCTTATCACAGATGTGGGTCATCTCTGGTTCTTTTGGCGATGATCTCAACACCATTGAAGCTGGCTGGCAG GTGAGCCCAGAACTATATGGGGACAACTATCCCAGATTCTTTACTTATTGGACC ACAGATGCATACCAGGCGACAGGGTGCTATAATTTGTTGTGCTCAGGATTTGTTCAAACGAATAATAGAATAGCAATAGGAGCTGCAATCTCCCCAACATCATCATACAATGGCGGTCAATTTGATATTAGCCTCTTGATTTGGaag GATCCGAAGCATGGAAATTGGTGGCTAGAATTCGGGTCAGGGGTCCTGGTAGGATACTGGCCATCCTTTTTGTTTACCCATCTAAGGGATCATGCAAGCATGGTTCAATTCGGGGGAGAAGTAGTGAACTCAAGGGCAGGGGGCTTCCACACCTCAACCGAAATGGGCAGTGGTCATTTCGCCGGCCAAGGCTTTGGGAAGGCCTCTTATTTCCGGAACTTGCAGGTGGTGGATTGGGATAACAACTTGATCCCATTGTCAAATCTACGAGTCCTTGCGGATCATCCAAATTGCTATGATATTCAAGGAGGAATTAATAGAGTTTGGGGCAATTATTTTTACTATGGAGGACCTGGAAGAAACGTTAAATGCCCTTAA